From the genome of Pukyongia salina, one region includes:
- a CDS encoding DUF6268 family outer membrane beta-barrel protein: protein MKKLLLLFVFLPAFCVSQNYVDLLRIGYGQTFNNNFENSGSSTQVRSFEADLTFPVPLSEKNVLITGGAFSRNNLQLFPDADFTSLLSTTLKLGLATTFNEKWSTTVVLLPKVASDYKNISGDDFYLGGFALLKLKRSDRLIYRFGAYASTEAFGIFSTPIIGWYYLSANGRFEMDMSLPISADLNYCLGATTIGMDYFGIGRSFNITEDNSPEVYVDLSSLEFASYIQFNALNKSVLLRAKFGYSSNDYEVYPQGQEIDFGLSAFSFGDDRTQLNPNVSGGLFLKFEAIYRFHLKQENDESNSPSE from the coding sequence TTGAAAAAATTACTTCTCCTATTCGTATTTCTACCAGCGTTTTGTGTCTCACAAAATTATGTGGACCTGTTGCGAATTGGATACGGACAAACATTCAATAACAATTTTGAGAATTCGGGCAGTAGTACGCAGGTAAGATCCTTCGAAGCGGACCTAACATTCCCTGTTCCTTTAAGCGAGAAGAATGTTCTTATTACTGGCGGAGCCTTCAGCCGAAACAACCTGCAACTTTTCCCGGATGCAGATTTTACAAGTTTGTTAAGCACCACCCTGAAATTAGGCCTGGCCACCACCTTTAACGAAAAATGGAGCACTACCGTTGTCCTTTTACCAAAGGTAGCTTCAGATTATAAAAATATTTCGGGAGACGATTTCTACCTGGGCGGATTTGCCCTTCTGAAACTGAAGAGATCGGATCGGTTGATCTACAGGTTCGGGGCCTATGCTTCTACCGAAGCATTTGGTATATTTTCCACCCCAATTATTGGCTGGTATTATCTAAGTGCGAACGGCCGCTTCGAAATGGACATGAGCCTGCCTATTTCTGCCGATCTCAATTACTGCCTGGGTGCGACGACCATAGGTATGGATTACTTCGGAATTGGTAGAAGTTTCAATATCACGGAGGACAATAGCCCTGAGGTTTATGTAGACCTGAGCTCGCTGGAATTCGCGAGTTATATTCAATTCAACGCCCTGAATAAAAGTGTCCTCTTAAGAGCTAAATTTGGTTATTCCAGTAATGATTATGAAGTATACCCGCAAGGGCAGGAAATCGATTTCGGACTTTCGGCCTTTAGTTTTGGCGACGACCGCACCCAACTAAATCCTAACGTTAGCGGCGGATTATTTCTTAAATTTGAAGCAATCTATCGTTTTCACCTGAAACAGGAAAACGACGAATCTAACTCCCCTTCAGAATAA
- the ileS gene encoding isoleucine--tRNA ligase, with amino-acid sequence MSKKFKEYNGLNLPELAEDILTFWKDEKIFEKSISIREGAEPFVFFEGPPSANGLPGIHHVMARAIKDIFCRYKTQKGYKVDRKAGWDTHGLPIELGVEKELGITKEDIGKKISVEAYNEACKKAVMRYTDVWNKVTESYGYWVDMDDPYITYKSKYMETVWWILRQIWDKDLLYKGYTIQPYSPKAGTGLSSHELNQPGTYQDVTDTTVVAQFKAEINTLPEFLNSYGDVHFLAWTTTPWTLPSNTALTVGPKIDYVLVKTFNQYTFEPVNVILAKNLVGYQFSGKYEEVEAIEALDTYEEGAKKIPYYILKDFKGAALEGIRYEQLLPYALPNDNPENAFRVITGDFVTTEDGTGIVHTAPTFGADDAKVAKEATPEVPPLLVKDENDNLVPLVDLQGRFRPEMGEFAGKYVKNEYYDDGDAPEKSVDVELAIKLKTENKAFKVEKYVHSYPNCWRTDKPILYYPLDSWFIKVTEFKDRMFQLNQTINWKPKATGEGRFGNWLANANDWNLSRSRYWGIPLPIWRTEDGKEAKCIGSIEELETEMRRSVEAGFMEKVLFEDFVIGDYSEENYEKADLHKNIVDEIILVSDSGQPMKREADLIDVWFDSGSMPYAQWHYPFENKEKVEKTWRKADFIAEGVDQTRGWFYTLHAIATMLFDDVAYKNVVSNGLVLDKDGQKMSKRLGNAVDPFETLKMYGPDATRWYMISNANPWDNLKFDSDGIAEVRNKFFGTLYNTYSFFSLYANLDEFDYSEDDIRLEKRPEIDRWILSELHTLVQKVDEAYADYEPTRAARAISLFVQENLSNWFVRLSRRRFWKGSYGEDKISAYQTLYSCLEVVTRLGAPIAPFFMDRMYKDLTAGIVKKGQESVHLSNFPVADASYVDKELEEKMHRAQTISSLVLSLRQREKIKVRQPLQKIMIPVLDASEKSAIEAVSDLIKSEVNVKEIELIDEGSGILVKQIKPNFKKLGPHFGKDMKAVAQAIMNFGQEEIAQLEKDGEISVIINEKNTTLTIDDVLISSQDIEGWLVANADGITVALDVTITPKLKKEGIARELVNRIQNIRKDSGFEVTDRVDITIQDDAELQPAVAENLDYIKQETLTEVLQFESEVVNGTEIAFDEVATRLRIQKH; translated from the coding sequence ATGAGCAAGAAATTTAAAGAATATAACGGACTAAATCTTCCTGAACTAGCGGAGGATATACTTACTTTTTGGAAGGACGAGAAGATCTTCGAAAAGAGTATTTCCATTCGGGAGGGAGCCGAACCTTTTGTATTCTTTGAAGGGCCGCCATCGGCCAACGGCTTACCTGGTATCCACCATGTTATGGCACGGGCTATCAAGGACATATTTTGTCGCTACAAAACCCAAAAAGGATATAAAGTCGATCGAAAGGCAGGATGGGATACACACGGACTTCCCATCGAGCTAGGCGTAGAAAAGGAGTTGGGAATCACCAAAGAAGATATCGGGAAGAAGATCTCGGTGGAAGCATATAACGAGGCTTGTAAGAAGGCCGTAATGCGCTATACAGACGTATGGAACAAAGTGACCGAAAGCTACGGTTACTGGGTAGACATGGACGATCCGTATATTACCTACAAGAGTAAGTATATGGAGACAGTATGGTGGATACTCAGGCAGATCTGGGACAAGGACCTGCTGTATAAAGGGTACACCATACAGCCCTATTCACCAAAAGCGGGTACCGGCCTTAGCTCGCATGAGTTAAATCAGCCAGGAACTTACCAGGATGTTACAGATACCACAGTTGTGGCACAGTTTAAGGCCGAGATCAACACCTTGCCCGAATTTCTTAATAGTTACGGCGACGTGCATTTTCTGGCATGGACCACAACACCATGGACACTGCCCAGTAACACCGCGCTTACTGTTGGTCCGAAGATAGATTACGTGCTCGTTAAAACTTTTAATCAATACACTTTCGAGCCAGTTAATGTCATCCTCGCCAAGAATCTGGTAGGGTATCAGTTTAGCGGTAAATATGAAGAGGTAGAAGCTATAGAGGCTCTTGATACCTATGAAGAAGGGGCTAAGAAAATTCCATATTATATTCTGAAAGATTTTAAAGGAGCTGCTTTGGAAGGGATACGTTATGAGCAATTATTGCCGTATGCCTTACCCAATGACAATCCGGAAAACGCCTTTAGGGTGATCACGGGAGATTTTGTGACAACCGAAGACGGTACAGGGATCGTACACACTGCACCCACTTTTGGTGCAGACGATGCCAAAGTAGCAAAAGAGGCTACCCCCGAAGTCCCTCCGTTGTTGGTAAAAGACGAAAACGACAACCTGGTTCCTTTAGTAGACCTCCAGGGTAGATTCCGCCCCGAAATGGGCGAATTTGCCGGGAAATATGTGAAGAACGAATATTATGATGATGGCGACGCACCCGAAAAAAGTGTGGACGTGGAACTGGCTATCAAACTTAAAACCGAGAACAAAGCCTTTAAAGTAGAGAAATACGTGCACAGCTATCCTAATTGCTGGCGTACAGACAAACCTATACTGTATTACCCGTTGGATTCGTGGTTTATAAAGGTAACCGAATTCAAGGACCGAATGTTCCAGTTAAACCAGACCATCAACTGGAAGCCGAAAGCTACCGGAGAAGGACGTTTTGGAAACTGGCTGGCCAATGCGAACGACTGGAACCTGTCTCGATCCCGTTATTGGGGAATCCCGCTACCTATCTGGCGTACAGAAGATGGAAAAGAAGCCAAATGTATCGGAAGTATAGAAGAACTTGAAACAGAAATGCGGCGTTCTGTAGAAGCCGGATTTATGGAAAAGGTGCTGTTTGAGGATTTTGTGATCGGTGATTATTCTGAAGAAAACTACGAAAAAGCAGATCTTCATAAGAATATCGTGGATGAGATCATCCTGGTTTCAGATTCAGGGCAACCCATGAAGCGGGAGGCCGATCTTATCGATGTTTGGTTCGATAGTGGAAGTATGCCATACGCACAATGGCATTATCCATTCGAAAACAAGGAAAAAGTTGAAAAAACTTGGCGAAAAGCCGATTTCATTGCGGAAGGGGTAGACCAAACACGTGGGTGGTTCTATACCCTGCACGCAATCGCTACTATGTTGTTTGATGATGTGGCCTATAAAAATGTGGTAAGTAACGGCCTGGTGCTGGATAAAGACGGGCAGAAAATGTCTAAACGCCTTGGGAACGCTGTGGATCCTTTCGAAACTCTAAAAATGTATGGTCCCGATGCCACGCGATGGTATATGATAAGCAATGCCAATCCTTGGGATAACCTGAAATTTGATAGTGACGGGATCGCCGAGGTAAGGAATAAGTTCTTCGGAACCCTGTATAATACATATAGCTTTTTCAGTTTATATGCGAATCTGGACGAGTTCGATTATTCGGAAGATGACATAAGGCTTGAAAAGCGACCAGAGATAGACAGATGGATCCTTTCCGAGCTCCACACCCTTGTTCAGAAAGTAGACGAAGCCTACGCCGATTATGAGCCAACCAGGGCTGCAAGGGCAATTTCGCTCTTCGTTCAGGAAAATTTAAGCAACTGGTTTGTACGTCTTAGTAGAAGGCGCTTTTGGAAGGGTAGTTATGGCGAAGATAAGATATCTGCCTACCAGACCTTGTATAGCTGCCTTGAGGTGGTGACACGCCTGGGAGCTCCTATAGCCCCATTCTTTATGGACCGCATGTATAAGGACCTAACGGCCGGGATAGTAAAAAAAGGACAGGAATCGGTGCATTTGAGTAACTTTCCGGTGGCCGATGCGTCTTATGTGGACAAGGAGCTGGAGGAGAAGATGCATAGGGCCCAAACAATAAGTTCGTTAGTTTTATCGTTGAGACAGCGCGAGAAGATCAAGGTTCGCCAGCCACTTCAGAAGATCATGATCCCCGTTTTGGATGCTTCGGAAAAAAGTGCGATTGAAGCCGTTTCGGATCTTATAAAATCTGAAGTAAATGTAAAAGAAATAGAGCTGATCGATGAAGGTTCCGGGATACTGGTAAAGCAGATCAAACCTAATTTTAAGAAACTGGGACCGCATTTCGGAAAAGACATGAAAGCTGTAGCTCAAGCGATTATGAATTTTGGTCAGGAAGAAATAGCCCAGCTTGAAAAAGATGGTGAAATATCAGTGATAATTAACGAAAAAAACACTACATTAACAATTGATGATGTGTTGATCAGCTCACAGGATATCGAGGGTTGGCTGGTTGCAAATGCAGATGGGATTACAGTAGCACTGGATGTTACTATTACGCCCAAATTGAAGAAAGAAGGAATCGCCAGAGAATTGGTGAATCGAATTCAGAATATACGAAAAGATTCAGGTTTTGAGGTTACAGACAGGGTGGATATCACCATTCAGGATGATGCAGAATTACAACCTGCGGTAGCCGAAAATCTTGATTATATAAAACAAGAAACCCTAACAGAGGTACTACAGTTTGAAAGCGAGGTAGTAAATGGAACGGAAATTGCTTTCGACGAGGTAGCAACCAGATTACGAATTCAAAAACATTGA
- a CDS encoding TraR/DksA family transcriptional regulator, with product MANDAKNRYSDKELEEFRKLIIEKIDKAKEQLELIESAYKNDSNNGTDDTSPTFKAFDEGSEVMSKETSSQLAIRQEKFIRDLKNALIRIENKTYGICRVTGKLINPERLKLVPHATLSIEAKNMQK from the coding sequence ATGGCAAATGATGCTAAGAACAGATATAGCGATAAAGAACTGGAGGAATTCAGAAAGCTTATCATTGAGAAGATCGATAAGGCGAAGGAACAACTTGAGCTAATTGAAAGCGCATATAAAAACGATAGTAATAATGGTACGGACGACACTTCACCAACATTTAAGGCCTTCGACGAAGGTAGCGAGGTTATGAGTAAGGAAACGTCTTCCCAATTAGCCATTAGACAGGAAAAATTTATACGTGATCTAAAGAATGCACTTATCCGTATTGAGAATAAAACCTACGGAATTTGCCGTGTTACAGGTAAACTTATTAATCCTGAGCGATTGAAGCTTGTACCGCATGCTACTTTGAGCATAGAGGCCAAGAACATGCAAAAATAG